In Trifolium pratense cultivar HEN17-A07 linkage group LG7, ARS_RC_1.1, whole genome shotgun sequence, a genomic segment contains:
- the LOC123899707 gene encoding protein OVEREXPRESSOR OF CATIONIC PEROXIDASE 3-like: MAVAIQCLSCARFVTVGGNRSYPLQRKPLLFSATLSSRSLNLHSSIVTASSKKKTNKKKSSHVTEGNDEEEDAFELLFKQLEEDLKNDDGGDDDDDGGDDDDDDDDITEEEMALFEHELEGLLGELDDDDDELSDSDSSETEADNDAEKTSADGDENSLKLRTWQLNKLARALKTGRRKISVKALAADVCLDRSLVLNLLRNPPPNLLMLSLSIPDEPTPSAIVPETTPGETLYKETSADHAESEPKSDLPIHTMQQNWSSRKRLKKAQLDTLERVYMRSKRPTNAMISSIVHVTNIPRKKVIKWFEDRRAEEGVPERRLPYQHSAHETG, encoded by the exons ATGGCGGTGGCGATTCAATGTCTATCGTGTGCTCGTTTCGTCACTGTCGGAGGAAACCGATCCTATCCACTACAACGAAAACCTCTTCTCTTCTCCGCCACTCTTTCTTCTCGCTCTCTGAACCTTCACTCCTCAATTGTCACCGCCTCTTCCAAAAAGAAAACCAACAAG aaaaAATCATCTCATGTTACCGAAGGGAACGATGAAGAGGAAGACGCGTTTGAGTTGCTCTTCAAGCAACTCGAAGAAGATCTCAAAAACGACGATGGCGGTGATGATGACGACGATGGCGGTGATGAtgacgacgatgatgatgatataaCTGAAGAAGAAATGGCTTTATTTGAACATGAATTAGAAGGTCTGTTAGGTGaattagatgatgatgatgatgaattgtCGGACTCAGATAGCAGTGAAACAGAAGCTGATAATGATGCTGAAAAAACTAGTGCTGATGGAGATGAGAATTCACTGAAGCTTAGAACTTGGCAATTGAATAAATTGGCTAGAGCCTTGAAAACTGGACGCCGCAAAATAAGT GTAAAAGCCCTTGCTGCTGATGTCTGTCTTGATAGATCTCTCGTTCTTAATTTGCTCCGTAACCCTCCTCCGAATCTTCTGATGCTGAGCCTATCGATACCTGATGAACCCACACCATCAGCAATAGTACCTGAAACTACGCCCGGGGAGACTCTTTATAAAGAAACAAGTGCAGACCATGCAGAATCTGAACCAAAGTCTGACTTACCTATTCATACCATGCAACAGAATTGGTCATCTCGAAAGAGATTGAAAAAGGCCCAACTTGACACTCTGGAGAGAGTTTACATGAGATCAAAGCGACCCACT AATGCAATGATAAGCAGTATCGTGCATGTTACAAACATTCCACGGAAAAAGGTTATTAAGTGGTTCGAAGACAGACGTGCTGAGGAGGGAGTTCCAGAACGCCGTCTTCCTTACCAGCACTCTGCTCATGAAACTGGTTGA